One Aphidius gifuensis isolate YNYX2018 linkage group LG5, ASM1490517v1, whole genome shotgun sequence genomic region harbors:
- the LOC122856963 gene encoding alpha-L-fucosidase, with protein sequence MIGHISLLFLILLIQTNADKFLNNNIDDNLGLINNKLSSFEPKWSSLDNRQLPSWYDEAKIGIFIHWGVYSVPSFGSEWFWINWKTENTTTKYHDFMKERYPPKFTYQDFARDFTAEFFNATQWADIFDAAGAKYIVLTSKHHEGYTLWPSSYSYSWNSVDVGPNRDLIGELSVAIRKKKHIKFGLYHSLFEWFHPLYLSDKKNNFTTNTFVTSKIQPEMRELIEKYKPEVFWSDGEWEAPDTYWNSKEFLAWLFNESPVNETIVVNDRWGQDTLCRHGSFYTCTDRYNPGQLQTHKWENAMTIDKKSWGFRRNAMLEDYFSTSELIKELASTVSCGGNLLMNVGPTKDGIISPIYEERLRDMGKWLKINGEAIYKTIPWHTQNDTITGDVWYTVGQDRRNLYGIMLTWPKDNRLKLGSVSFLFDAEFTILGNDIKLKWEKANKGIVLILPSEAHRGQPGWVIKIQFSGTYKNKFNNKKYN encoded by the exons atgataggACATATatctctattatttttaatcttgttaATACAAACAAatgctgataaatttttaaataataatattgatgataatttaggcttgattaataataaattatcatcatttgaacCAAAATGGAGTAGTCTTGATAATCGTCAATTACCAAGCTGGTATGATGAAGCTaaaattggaatttttataCACTGGGGTGTTTATAGTGTACCAAGTTTTGGATCAGAATGGTTTTGGATAAATTGGAAAActgaaaatacaacaacaaaatatcatgATTTTATGAAAGAAAGATATCCACCAAAATTTACATATCAAGATTTTGCACGTGATTTTActgctgaattttttaatgcaacaCAATGGGCTGATATATTTGATGCTGCTGGTgctaaatatattgttttaacaAGTAAACATCATGAAGGATATACACTTTGGCCTTCCAGCTATTCTTACAGTTGGAATTCTGTTGATGTTGGTCCAAATAGAGAtttaattg GTGAATTATCTGTAGctatacgtaaaaaaaaacatattaaatttgGTTTATATCATTCGTTATTTGAATGGTTTCAtcctttatatttatcagataaaaaaaataattttacaacaaatacaTTTGTAACATCAAAAATACAACCAGAAATGCgtgaattaattgaaaaatataaacctgAGGTATTTTGGTCTGATGGTGAATGGGAAGCACCTGATACATACTGGAattcaaaagaatttttagCATGGTTATTTAATGAGAGTCCAGTTAATGAAACAATTGTTGTCAATGATCGATGGGGACAAGATACTTTATGTCGTCATGGAAGTTTTTATACTTGTACTGATAGATATAATccag gacAATTACAAACTCATAAATGGGAAAATGCCAtgacaattgataaaaaatcatgGGGATTTAGAAGAAATGCCATGTTGGaagattatttttcaacatctgAATTGATAAAAGAACTTGCTAGTACAGTTAGTTGTGgaggtaatttattaatgaatgttGGACCAACAAAAGATGGTATAATTTCACCAATATATGAAGAACGTTTACGTGATATGGGAAAatggttaaaaataaatggtgaagcaatttataaaactatacCTTGGCATACACAAAATGATACAATAACTGGTGATGTTTGGTATACTGTTGGACAAGACAGAAGAAATCTTTATGGTATTATGTTAACATGGCCAAAAGATAACCGGCTAAAACTTGGCTCAGttagttttctttttgatgCTGAATTTACAATACTAGGAAATGATATTAAACTTAAATGGGAAAAAGCTAATAAAggtattgtattaattttaccaaGTGAAGCTCATCGTGGACAACCTGGTTGggttattaaaattcaattttcaggaacatataaaaataaatttaataataaaaaatataattaa
- the LOC122856964 gene encoding cytosolic non-specific dipeptidase, producing MALEIPPTLQKLFGHIDEHKQEYIDNLREAVAIKSVSSWPDARDEVFKMMKWMEEKMKSLGATTELADNGIETLLDGKKIPLPPILYGQLGNDKNKKTVLIYGHLDVQPALLEDGWDTKPFELIEKDNKLYGRGSTDDKGPVLCWLHALQGYQALGIDIPVNVKFVFEGMEESGSEGLDEFLYSKKDTFLKDTDYVCISDNYWLGTTKPCITYGLRGLCYFHIEVCCAKADLHSGTFGGTVHEAMADLIYLMNTLTDNNGKILVDGIYDSVAEITDAELSSYKDIEFDVNEFRSTVGTKKLAHNEDKTQLLMHRWRYPSLSLHGIEGAFSEPGAKTVIPRKVDGKFSIRIVPNMTIKEVEEKIKLHMDKHWALRKSPNQMKCTMGHAGSPWTENPDHPHYLAARTATKYVYNVDPDLSREGGSIPVTLTFQEVTGKNVLLLPVGCGDDGAHSQNEKLNVYNYIQGTKLLGSYLYECSKL from the exons ATGGCCAGATGCAAGAGATgaagtatttaaaatgatgaaatggatggaagaaaaaatgaaaagtctTGGTGCAACAACTGAACTTGCTGATAATGGTATTGAAACATTATtagatggtaaaaaaataccattacCACCAATATTATATGGTCAACTtggtaatgataaaaataaaaaaacagtattGATATATGGTCATCTTGATGTACAACCAGCATTATTAGAAGATGGATGGGATACAAAACCATTTGAACTTattgaaaaagataataaattatatggaCGTGGTAGTACTGATGATAAAGGACCAGTATTATGTTGGTTACATGCATTACAAGGTTATCAAGCACTTGGTATTGATATACCagttaatgttaaatttgtatttgaagGAATGGAAGAATCAGGCTCAGAGGgtcttgatgaatttttatatagtaaaaaagatacatttttaaaagatactGATTATGTATGTATATCTGATAATTATTGGCTTGGTACAACAAAACCATGTATAACATATGGCTTACGTGGTTTATgttattttcatattgaagTATGTTGTGCTAAAGCTGATTTACATAGTGGTACATTTGGTGGTACTGTACATGAAGCTATGgctgatttaatttatcttatgAATACATTAACtgataataatggtaaaataCTTGTTGATGGTATTTATGATAGTGTTGCTGAAATAACTGATGCTGAATTATCAAGTTATAAAGATATTGAATTTGATGTTAATGAATTTCGTAGTACTGTTGGTACTAAAAAATTAGCACATAATGAAGATAAAACACAATTATTAATGCATCGTTGGAGATATCCAAGTTTATCATTACATGGTATTGAGGGAGCATTTAGTGAACCAGGTGCTAAAACAGTTATACCAAGAAAAGTTGatggtaaattttcaataagaaTTGTACCAAATATGACTATTAAagaagttgaagaaaaaattaaattacatatggATAAACATTGGGCTTTAAGAAAATCACCAAATCAAATGAAATGTACAATGGGACATGCAGGTAGTCCATGGACTGAAAATCCTGATCATCCACATTATTTAGCAGCACGTACTGCAAcaaaatatgtttataatgTTGATCCAGATTTATCAAGAGAAGGTGGATCAATTCCTGTTACATTAACATTTCAAGAAGTTACtggtaaaaatgttttattattaccaGTTGGTTGTGGTGATGATGGAGCTCATtcacaaaatgaaaaactcaATGTTTATAATTACATACAAGGA acaaaATTACTTGGATCTTATCTTTACGAATGTTCAAAGCTGTGA